From Halotia branconii CENA392, the proteins below share one genomic window:
- the rpsN gene encoding 30S ribosomal protein S14, producing the protein MAKKSMIEREKKRAKMVEKYADKREALLDEFKTTESPLEKLEIHRRIQQLPRNSAPSRRRNRCWVTGRPRGVYRDFGLSRNVLREWAHEGLLPGVVKSSW; encoded by the coding sequence ATGGCAAAAAAGAGCATGATTGAGCGCGAGAAAAAGCGCGCCAAAATGGTAGAAAAGTACGCTGACAAGCGGGAAGCTTTGTTAGACGAGTTCAAAACTACCGAATCTCCCTTAGAGAAGTTGGAAATTCACCGTAGAATCCAACAACTACCACGTAATAGCGCACCTAGCCGTCGCCGCAACCGTTGCTGGGTAACTGGTCGCCCTAGAGGTGTTTACCGTGACTTTGGGCTGTCTCGGAACGTATTACGGGAATGGGCGCATGAGGGTCTTTTACCTGGAGTTGTTAAGTCTAGTTGGTAG
- a CDS encoding response regulator encodes MKILVVEDDESLTAVLTKSLAAHHYVVDTVKDGEMGWTYGSTFEYDLMVLDIMLPKLDGISLCQRFRAEGYTTPILLLTAQDTSTTKVKGLDAGADDYVVKPFDGLELIARIRALLRRSSVSPFPIMTWGDLLLNPSTCEVTYNDQPLILTTKEYRLLELLLWDSQHVFSTNEILDRLWSSEEFPAEATVRSHIRRLRHKLVAAGAPVDFIATVNGRGYYLKAPGQETKLRSNSSFVPVEILKATPSAIPEVIGDRCQKQQVQYLTFLNETWTAQKPKILEQLTVLSQVVKDLQVNSLHHQLQAEAQQITHKFVGTLGTFGLTKAMQTARQLEHLLNSHEPLRPPHAALIKTLVNTLQQEIHNTTFIEKLQLSAEQSPLLLIVDQDSSLTQSLVTVAKSYRIRTAIAPTIEVAKIWLTSELIAELPQAILLPIASPKKMTDLSEWLPTLTQHHPELQILVMSDRAELTDRLEVVRQGGKLFLERSINPEQAIAAVMQLLSSADITAKVMIVDHDQDWLRTLPTLLNPWGFKVTTLAEPQQFWTVLQAVMPDVLVLDVNMPQINGFELCQVVRSDPRWRRLPVLFLSMLTDAKTQNQAFNVGADDYLCKPVNAVDLANRILNRLQRMRSWAS; translated from the coding sequence ATGAAAATATTAGTTGTAGAAGATGATGAGTCACTAACTGCGGTTTTGACAAAGAGCCTAGCGGCACATCACTATGTTGTAGATACCGTCAAAGATGGTGAAATGGGTTGGACATACGGTTCAACTTTTGAATATGACCTGATGGTGTTAGATATTATGTTGCCTAAGTTGGATGGTATTAGTTTATGCCAACGCTTCCGGGCAGAAGGATACACCACACCAATTCTTTTACTCACAGCTCAAGATACCAGTACTACTAAAGTCAAGGGATTGGATGCAGGTGCAGATGATTATGTAGTCAAGCCGTTTGATGGGTTGGAATTGATCGCCCGGATTCGAGCTTTGTTGCGCCGTAGCAGTGTCAGCCCTTTCCCAATCATGACTTGGGGGGATTTACTCCTCAACCCTAGCACTTGTGAAGTAACCTACAACGATCAACCCCTGATTCTCACGACTAAGGAATATCGGTTACTAGAACTTTTGCTTTGGGATAGCCAGCATGTATTTAGTACTAACGAAATTTTAGACCGATTATGGTCTTCAGAAGAATTTCCAGCGGAGGCGACGGTACGCTCTCATATCCGGCGATTGCGTCATAAATTAGTGGCAGCAGGCGCTCCTGTAGATTTTATTGCTACAGTTAATGGACGGGGATATTACCTAAAAGCACCTGGACAGGAAACAAAACTCCGGAGTAATTCTTCTTTTGTTCCTGTGGAGATTTTAAAAGCAACGCCTTCAGCCATACCAGAAGTTATAGGCGATCGCTGCCAAAAACAGCAAGTACAATACCTCACATTCCTCAATGAAACCTGGACAGCCCAGAAACCTAAAATTCTTGAACAATTGACGGTACTATCTCAGGTTGTGAAAGACTTGCAAGTTAATTCACTTCACCATCAACTGCAAGCAGAAGCACAACAAATTACTCATAAATTCGTAGGAACTTTAGGAACCTTTGGACTAACAAAGGCAATGCAAACAGCACGCCAATTAGAGCATTTGCTAAACAGTCATGAACCGCTGCGGCCACCACACGCAGCATTAATAAAAACTTTAGTCAATACCTTACAGCAAGAAATTCACAATACAACTTTTATTGAGAAGTTACAGTTATCTGCTGAACAATCACCGCTGTTGTTGATTGTAGATCAAGATTCTAGCTTGACTCAATCCTTAGTTACGGTAGCAAAAAGTTACAGGATTCGTACAGCGATCGCACCCACAATAGAAGTTGCTAAAATCTGGTTAACTTCTGAATTGATCGCCGAACTTCCCCAGGCAATTTTACTGCCAATTGCCTCCCCAAAAAAGATGACAGATCTTTCGGAGTGGTTGCCAACTTTGACACAACATCACCCCGAACTACAGATTTTGGTAATGAGCGATCGCGCTGAGTTGACAGATCGTTTAGAAGTAGTGCGGCAAGGTGGTAAGCTGTTTTTGGAAAGATCCATTAATCCAGAACAGGCGATCGCTGCTGTCATGCAACTGCTGAGTAGTGCAGATATAACAGCAAAGGTGATGATTGTCGATCACGATCAAGATTGGTTACGCACCCTACCAACACTGCTGAATCCTTGGGGCTTTAAAGTTACCACCTTGGCAGAACCTCAGCAATTTTGGACAGTATTGCAAGCTGTAATGCCTGATGTACTGGTGTTAGATGTGAACATGCCCCAAATCAATGGATTTGAACTCTGCCAAGTTGTGCGGAGTGATCCACGTTGGCGGCGTTTACCCGTTTTATTTTTGAGTATGCTAACAGATGCGAAAACCCAGAATCAAGCTTTTAATGTCGGTGCAGATGACTACCTCTGCAAGCCAGTAAATGCCGTAGATCTCGCCAACCGCATCCTCAATCGTCTTCAGCGAATGCGGAGTTGGGCAAGTTAA
- the aat gene encoding leucyl/phenylalanyl-tRNA--protein transferase — MEYDIATIIRGYAQGYFLMADDTNGLGWYSSRDRTLIPLNEQFRYPKSLRRVLNQERFTVAINRDFQSVVAGCANRENTWISPELQEIYWLLYQTGYAYSFETWQGDKLAGGILGIVIGGAFIGESMFYHIPDGSKVAMVKLVERLRQRQFVLFDAQMMNPHLERFGAYGVTDEEYQALLNKALQSHCYLV; from the coding sequence ATGGAATATGACATCGCTACTATTATTCGAGGCTATGCCCAAGGCTATTTTCTCATGGCTGATGACACCAATGGACTGGGGTGGTATAGTAGTCGCGATCGCACTTTAATTCCTTTGAATGAACAATTTCGCTACCCCAAGTCTTTGCGACGTGTTTTAAACCAAGAGCGTTTTACCGTGGCGATTAACCGTGACTTTCAATCTGTAGTCGCTGGATGTGCTAACCGCGAAAACACTTGGATTTCACCAGAATTACAAGAGATTTACTGGCTACTTTACCAGACAGGATACGCTTATAGTTTTGAAACTTGGCAAGGTGACAAACTTGCTGGGGGAATTTTAGGAATTGTCATTGGTGGCGCTTTCATTGGTGAATCGATGTTTTACCATATTCCCGATGGCTCAAAGGTAGCAATGGTTAAATTAGTGGAAAGATTACGTCAAAGGCAATTTGTGCTATTCGATGCTCAAATGATGAATCCCCACTTAGAAAGATTTGGCGCTTATGGTGTTACGGATGAAGAGTATCAAGCTTTACTTAATAAAGCGTTGCAATCTCATTGTTATTTAGTATAA
- a CDS encoding NUDIX hydrolase: MNNQQVHVAIAILYQENKFLMQLRDNIPTIAAAGCWGLFGGHIETGETPEIAVKREVLEEIGYNLSPFFEFGCYADDTVVRHVFHAPLLVELNQLVLHEGWDMGLLTPKDIRQGNCYSANAREVRPLGVMHQRIMLDFIEKKQQS; the protein is encoded by the coding sequence ATGAATAACCAACAGGTGCATGTAGCGATCGCTATTCTTTATCAAGAAAACAAGTTTCTCATGCAACTACGAGACAATATTCCTACTATTGCTGCTGCTGGTTGCTGGGGGCTATTTGGCGGTCATATTGAAACTGGCGAAACACCAGAGATAGCAGTAAAACGAGAAGTTTTAGAAGAAATTGGCTATAATCTATCACCGTTTTTTGAATTTGGCTGCTATGCCGATGATACAGTTGTGCGTCATGTGTTTCATGCACCGCTGTTGGTGGAACTCAATCAATTAGTTTTGCATGAAGGCTGGGATATGGGTTTATTGACACCTAAAGATATTCGTCAAGGCAATTGTTATTCGGCAAATGCACGCGAAGTCAGACCTTTGGGGGTTATGCATCAGCGAATTATGTTGGATTTTATCGAGAAAAAGCAACAATCTTAA
- a CDS encoding MgPME-cyclase complex family protein, translating into MQTYYYVLASQQFLVHEEPIEEVLKERTRNYHEQEKEIDFWLIQQPAFLEAPEMAQIKAKCPKPAAAIISTNSQFITWLKLRLEYVITGEFQAPSATIPNPLASFSNVS; encoded by the coding sequence ATGCAAACATACTATTACGTTTTGGCAAGCCAACAATTTTTGGTACATGAAGAACCAATAGAGGAAGTTCTCAAAGAACGTACTCGGAACTACCATGAACAAGAAAAAGAAATTGATTTTTGGTTAATTCAGCAACCAGCTTTCCTAGAAGCACCAGAAATGGCACAGATAAAAGCAAAGTGTCCCAAACCAGCCGCTGCGATTATTTCTACCAACTCCCAATTTATTACTTGGCTAAAACTGCGATTAGAATATGTGATTACAGGTGAATTTCAGGCTCCTTCTGCAACAATTCCCAACCCTTTAGCATCTTTTAGTAATGTGTCCTGA
- a CDS encoding divergent PAP2 family protein, which translates to MQDIGDILDNRVLLVALIACLMAQALKLLVELAQHRKLDVRVLVTTGGMPSAHSALVTALATGVGQSIGWASPEFALAMVFAIIVMYDAAGVRQAAGKQARILNQMIDELFHEKPDFSQDRLKELLGHTPVQVIAGSALGITISWLARAAY; encoded by the coding sequence ATGCAGGACATAGGCGACATTTTAGACAACCGGGTGCTGCTGGTTGCTCTGATAGCTTGTTTAATGGCTCAGGCATTGAAGTTATTAGTGGAGCTAGCCCAACATCGTAAACTGGATGTGCGTGTTTTAGTCACAACTGGCGGTATGCCCAGCGCCCATTCAGCCCTTGTTACGGCTTTAGCTACTGGTGTAGGGCAAAGCATCGGTTGGGCATCACCTGAGTTTGCTTTAGCTATGGTTTTTGCCATCATCGTTATGTATGATGCGGCTGGAGTTCGCCAAGCTGCTGGTAAACAAGCTCGCATCCTTAATCAAATGATTGATGAATTATTCCACGAAAAACCAGACTTTAGCCAAGATCGTCTTAAGGAACTGTTAGGACATACACCAGTGCAAGTAATAGCTGGATCAGCTTTAGGCATCACCATTTCTTGGTTAGCTAGAGCTGCTTATTAG
- the folD gene encoding bifunctional methylenetetrahydrofolate dehydrogenase/methenyltetrahydrofolate cyclohydrolase FolD gives METKTAKLLDGKALAEKIHQELSVEITESQAKIGRPPGLAVLMVGDNPASAAYVRNKERACAKVGIASFGKHFPTETTQAELESVIAELNQDEQIDGILVQLPLPNHLDAVTLLHQIDPDKDADGLHPVNLGRLVRGEVGLRSCTPAGVMRLLEEYEIPLRGKQAVVVGRSILVGKPMALMLLEADATVTIAHSRSQNLSAIAQTADILIAAVGRPGLITAEMVKPGAVVVDVGMNRVTDASGKSRLVGDVHWESTAGVAGFITPVPGGVGPMTVAILLQNTVASYLRKAGVKS, from the coding sequence ATGGAAACTAAAACTGCCAAACTTCTTGATGGTAAAGCTTTAGCTGAAAAAATTCACCAAGAACTCTCTGTTGAGATTACAGAATCACAAGCCAAAATTGGTAGACCTCCTGGTTTAGCAGTTCTGATGGTGGGCGATAACCCAGCATCGGCTGCTTATGTACGCAATAAAGAACGAGCTTGCGCTAAGGTAGGCATTGCTTCTTTTGGCAAGCACTTTCCTACAGAAACCACCCAAGCAGAATTAGAGTCAGTAATTGCTGAACTTAATCAAGATGAGCAGATAGATGGGATTTTGGTGCAGCTACCTCTACCGAATCATTTGGATGCTGTGACTCTGCTACATCAAATAGACCCAGATAAAGATGCCGATGGACTACACCCAGTTAACTTGGGACGACTAGTGCGAGGAGAAGTGGGTTTACGCAGTTGCACCCCAGCTGGTGTAATGCGGCTTTTAGAAGAGTATGAAATTCCTCTACGAGGCAAACAAGCTGTGGTTGTAGGACGGAGTATTTTGGTAGGCAAGCCTATGGCATTAATGCTCTTAGAGGCTGATGCGACTGTTACCATTGCCCACTCGCGATCGCAAAATCTAAGTGCGATCGCTCAAACTGCTGATATTCTCATTGCTGCCGTCGGTCGTCCAGGATTAATCACTGCTGAAATGGTGAAACCGGGCGCTGTTGTGGTAGATGTGGGAATGAACCGTGTCACCGATGCCAGTGGTAAAAGTCGTCTAGTCGGCGATGTCCACTGGGAATCAACTGCTGGCGTGGCGGGATTTATCACCCCAGTTCCTGGTGGTGTTGGCCCTATGACTGTCGCTATTTTATTGCAAAATACAGTTGCCAGCTACTTAAGGAAAGCAGGAGTTAAAAGTTAG
- a CDS encoding DUF6883 domain-containing protein encodes MKIPPDAIIADEKITRYLLVPREQDDKSKFLALAGFTQENPELLKAAIRQLVDSTATIQDRDNEYGVFYRVTGELIGLKGRNLAVITVWLQRAVDGKFQFITLKPNKESSDEL; translated from the coding sequence ATGAAAATTCCGCCTGATGCTATTATTGCTGACGAAAAAATTACCCGCTACTTATTAGTACCAAGAGAACAAGACGATAAATCAAAGTTTCTCGCCCTAGCTGGATTTACACAAGAAAATCCAGAACTCTTAAAAGCAGCAATTCGACAATTAGTAGATTCAACAGCAACAATACAAGATAGGGATAATGAATATGGGGTGTTCTATCGCGTTACTGGTGAATTAATCGGCTTGAAGGGGCGAAACTTAGCAGTGATTACAGTTTGGCTGCAAAGGGCTGTTGACGGCAAGTTTCAGTTTATCACTCTTAAACCTAACAAGGAGTCTTCAGATGAGCTTTGA
- a CDS encoding ATP-binding protein, which yields MSKRSSLRKSGTKNPKQRLEKQQLLQPIFEKAYDAIAVTDDQGILIEVNAAACQLFGLSHTALVGRILADFTDTKFDFAQICLRVKAGSEQTGKLELLRPDGAQRQVEYTLTLNVVPQRHLMILRDITDRKKAVEDELWCQRQWVELFSEVTLKIRQSLQLKEILRATVTEVQRILQADRVLIYQVLADGTGKAISEAVLPDYPAILDLEFPEEVFPQEYQQLYAEGRVRAIADVHHPDNGLAECLIEFIDQFDIKSKLIVPILQNLNSHQQSESKSQNQLWGLLIAHHCDRPRQWVDFELELMQQLADQISIALAQAQLLENLEEIVEVRTAELQDVNRNLHQEINDRMQAESALRRSEEQLRLITNALPVFIAYVDDQQYYRFNNQAYEDWLGKSLADIHGCHIRQVWGEDCYQRMQIHVEAALLGDVVTYENEIVLCDGNSRSFNTTYIPHIDEQQVVKGFFSLASDISDRKAIERTKDEFISVVSHELRTPLTSLHSALKILVTGRLGTLSTDGQQMLEIADENTERLVRLVNNVLDLQRIELGKFTMEKQACKAADFMIQATEAMQPMAQQHGVILVTQPVDIQIWVDSDYIVQALTNLLSNAIKFSLSGGTVSLTAQCQQKSQVLFCVHDQGQGIPQSKLETIFERFQQVDSSDSRKKGGTGLGLAICRKIIEQHEGKIWAESILGKGSSFCFTLPTLLRNS from the coding sequence ATGTCTAAACGTTCATCTTTACGTAAATCCGGTACAAAAAATCCCAAGCAGCGGCTTGAAAAACAGCAACTACTCCAACCTATTTTTGAGAAAGCTTATGATGCGATCGCCGTTACCGACGATCAAGGTATTCTCATAGAGGTTAATGCTGCTGCTTGTCAACTATTTGGTTTATCTCATACTGCATTAGTTGGACGAATCCTAGCTGATTTTACAGATACCAAATTTGACTTTGCACAAATCTGTCTTAGGGTTAAAGCTGGAAGCGAACAGACTGGCAAACTTGAGCTGTTGCGTCCTGATGGCGCTCAAAGACAGGTGGAATACACCTTAACTTTGAATGTGGTTCCCCAACGTCATCTGATGATTTTACGGGATATCACTGACCGTAAGAAAGCCGTAGAAGACGAATTATGGTGTCAGCGCCAATGGGTTGAATTGTTTTCGGAAGTGACTTTAAAAATTCGTCAATCTTTGCAGTTAAAAGAAATTCTACGGGCTACAGTTACGGAAGTTCAGCGAATTTTGCAAGCAGATCGGGTACTAATTTACCAAGTATTAGCAGATGGTACAGGTAAGGCTATTAGCGAAGCCGTTTTACCAGATTATCCTGCAATTCTAGATTTAGAGTTTCCTGAAGAAGTGTTTCCTCAGGAGTATCAGCAATTATACGCCGAGGGACGTGTGCGGGCGATCGCTGATGTTCATCATCCCGATAATGGATTAGCAGAATGTTTGATTGAGTTTATTGACCAATTTGATATCAAATCCAAACTAATTGTACCGATTCTACAAAATCTCAATTCTCATCAACAAAGTGAATCAAAATCCCAAAATCAACTTTGGGGATTATTGATTGCTCATCACTGCGATCGCCCCCGACAATGGGTAGATTTTGAGTTGGAATTGATGCAACAATTAGCAGATCAAATTAGTATCGCTTTAGCTCAAGCACAATTACTAGAAAATCTCGAAGAAATTGTCGAAGTTCGCACAGCCGAACTTCAAGATGTCAACCGTAATCTCCATCAAGAAATCAATGACCGAATGCAAGCAGAATCAGCACTGCGGCGTAGTGAAGAACAATTACGCCTAATTACTAATGCTTTGCCTGTATTCATTGCCTACGTCGATGATCAACAATATTATCGTTTTAATAATCAAGCTTATGAAGATTGGTTAGGAAAGTCTCTAGCTGATATTCACGGTTGCCATATTCGACAAGTATGGGGAGAAGATTGTTACCAAAGAATGCAAATTCATGTAGAAGCAGCTTTATTAGGTGATGTAGTAACTTATGAAAATGAAATAGTTTTGTGTGATGGTAATTCCCGTTCTTTTAATACTACTTATATTCCTCATATTGATGAGCAACAAGTTGTTAAAGGATTCTTTTCTCTAGCTAGTGATATTAGCGATCGCAAAGCCATTGAACGCACGAAAGATGAGTTTATTTCTGTAGTTAGCCATGAACTGCGGACTCCTCTAACTTCCTTACACAGTGCTTTAAAAATCTTGGTGACAGGACGATTAGGAACCCTTTCAACCGATGGACAGCAAATGCTAGAAATTGCTGACGAAAATACCGAACGATTAGTACGTTTGGTTAATAACGTTCTGGATTTGCAGCGGATTGAGTTGGGCAAATTCACAATGGAAAAGCAAGCTTGCAAAGCGGCTGATTTCATGATTCAGGCAACTGAAGCTATGCAACCAATGGCACAGCAACATGGAGTGATACTCGTAACTCAGCCAGTGGATATCCAAATTTGGGTAGATTCCGATTACATCGTGCAAGCACTCACTAACCTACTCAGTAATGCAATCAAATTTTCATTATCGGGTGGAACAGTTTCTTTAACAGCCCAATGTCAACAAAAATCTCAAGTTTTATTCTGCGTCCACGATCAAGGACAAGGAATACCTCAAAGTAAACTTGAAACCATTTTTGAACGATTCCAACAAGTTGATTCTTCAGATTCGCGCAAAAAAGGAGGGACAGGCTTAGGTTTGGCTATTTGTCGTAAAATTATTGAACAACACGAAGGTAAAATTTGGGCAGAAAGTATACTGGGGAAAGGCAGTTCCTTTTGTTTCACATTGCCAACTTTGCTTCGTAATTCGTAA
- a CDS encoding SnoaL-like polyketide cyclase — MSATQSNNLPLWVQDRERVIAESIDVQWRYQTAPDYTRSNENLATESTRNHLEGTLEAIVQNLVRTFEMEVSFKTNPQEWLSIVNDKFRVSTNGGLEYTAADVSAQGTYNLFMADSEHYKASQESFETSAQIFHTTFPQGFPWEVLEVFSGPPNVTFKWRHWGHFNGKYQDYAPTGETIEIIGMSVARVTDDLKIISLEHYFDNTLFLDKLTAGGKQVSSESNKGACPFSSWFKKVKKS; from the coding sequence ATGAGCGCCACACAGTCTAACAACCTGCCGCTTTGGGTACAAGATAGAGAGCGAGTTATTGCAGAAAGTATTGATGTCCAGTGGCGTTATCAAACAGCCCCGGATTATACTCGCTCAAACGAAAATCTGGCTACAGAAAGTACGCGCAATCATCTTGAAGGTACATTAGAAGCGATCGTGCAAAATTTGGTAAGAACCTTTGAGATGGAGGTATCTTTCAAAACTAACCCACAAGAATGGTTGTCTATTGTCAACGACAAGTTTCGTGTCAGTACTAATGGTGGGTTAGAGTACACAGCAGCAGATGTATCAGCCCAAGGTACTTACAATTTATTTATGGCTGATTCCGAACATTACAAGGCTTCTCAAGAAAGCTTTGAAACATCAGCCCAAATCTTCCATACAACTTTTCCCCAGGGATTTCCTTGGGAGGTGCTGGAAGTGTTTTCCGGGCCACCAAATGTAACATTCAAGTGGCGGCACTGGGGGCATTTTAATGGTAAATACCAAGATTATGCACCAACTGGAGAAACTATAGAAATTATTGGCATGAGTGTTGCTCGTGTAACTGATGACTTGAAGATTATTTCCTTGGAACACTACTTTGACAACACACTGTTTTTAGACAAATTGACAGCTGGTGGTAAACAAGTTAGTAGTGAAAGTAATAAAGGTGCTTGTCCTTTTAGTTCCTGGTTCAAGAAAGTCAAAAAAAGCTAG
- a CDS encoding response regulator, giving the protein MATKRVLIIDDEETIQTVVQFGIRMTAGWDVFTANSAPKGIQTAQIEQPDVILLDVMMPDMDGIATFKALQSHPETKHIPVIFLTAKAQTSEKRQFNDLGVSGVITKPFNSLDLPDQIAKILHWQLQS; this is encoded by the coding sequence ATGGCTACCAAGCGTGTTTTAATCATTGATGATGAAGAAACCATTCAAACAGTGGTGCAGTTTGGCATCCGCATGACAGCAGGATGGGACGTATTCACCGCTAACTCAGCGCCCAAAGGTATCCAAACTGCCCAAATTGAACAGCCTGATGTCATTTTGTTAGATGTAATGATGCCCGACATGGATGGTATCGCTACTTTTAAAGCTCTCCAGTCTCATCCTGAGACTAAACATATTCCAGTAATTTTTTTAACTGCCAAAGCACAGACATCAGAAAAACGGCAGTTTAACGATTTGGGCGTGAGTGGTGTGATTACCAAACCTTTTAATTCGCTGGATTTACCTGATCAAATTGCTAAGATTCTTCATTGGCAACTCCAATCGTAA
- a CDS encoding DUF4926 domain-containing protein, whose amino-acid sequence MSFELYQRVALNRDLNEYQLKKGDVATLIDFVPHPSNGEQGCVLEVFSATGESIFVVILPITDIKPLKNHEILSVRSLVEI is encoded by the coding sequence ATGAGCTTTGAACTATACCAACGTGTAGCTTTAAATCGTGACTTAAATGAATATCAATTAAAAAAAGGCGATGTGGCAACTTTAATTGATTTTGTCCCTCATCCTAGCAATGGCGAACAAGGATGTGTTCTAGAAGTATTCAGTGCTACTGGTGAATCAATATTTGTTGTTATCCTTCCCATCACTGATATTAAACCACTGAAAAATCATGAAATTTTAAGCGTTCGCTCTTTGGTGGAAATTTAG
- the lepB gene encoding signal peptidase I: MTPQKSDEKQAAASAKIWRSWQENLILIAIALCLSLLIRTFIAEPRYIPSDSMLPTLHTGDRLVVEKVSYRFHPPIAGDIVVFQPSKELQSRGYPKDQAFIKRVIGVPGKILKVTQGKVYLNGQPLVEDYIAEPSNQPFPPVQVPEDQFFVMGDNRNDSNDSRYWGFLPRKNIIGRAVFRFWPLDRIGFI; encoded by the coding sequence ATGACTCCTCAAAAAAGTGATGAAAAACAAGCTGCTGCGTCTGCAAAAATATGGCGTAGTTGGCAGGAAAATCTGATTTTAATTGCGATCGCCTTGTGTTTATCACTGCTGATCCGAACTTTTATTGCCGAACCCCGATACATACCTTCGGATTCAATGTTACCTACTTTACATACAGGCGATCGCTTGGTGGTAGAAAAAGTCTCTTACCGTTTTCATCCTCCCATAGCTGGGGATATTGTTGTTTTTCAGCCTTCAAAAGAACTGCAAAGTCGGGGATACCCTAAAGACCAAGCTTTTATCAAGCGGGTGATTGGTGTCCCTGGCAAGATTCTCAAGGTTACTCAAGGCAAAGTTTACCTCAATGGTCAACCCCTTGTAGAAGACTATATTGCTGAACCATCAAATCAGCCATTTCCACCAGTACAAGTCCCAGAAGATCAGTTTTTTGTCATGGGCGACAACCGTAATGATAGTAACGATTCTCGCTACTGGGGCTTTTTACCGAGAAAAAATATTATTGGTCGGGCAGTATTTCGCTTTTGGCCTCTTGATCGCATAGGGTTTATTTAA
- the crtE gene encoding geranylgeranyl diphosphate synthase CrtE: MVAADNLQKMPEKATFNLVAYLKERQKICEAALDKAIPIIYPEKIYESMRYSLLAGGKRVRPILCLATCEMMGGTIEMAMPTACAVEMIHTMSLIHDDLPAMDNDDYRRGKLTNHKIYGEDIAILAGDGLLAYAFEFVATQTPENVPKDRVLKVIARLGRAMGAAGLVGGQVVDLDSEGKSDISLETLTFIHNHKTAALLEACVVCGGILAGASLENVQKLSRYSQNIGLAFQIIDDILDITATQEQLGKTAGKDLVAKKVTYPSLWGIEESRSKAQQLIEAACKELEPFGELAQPLQALAHFIISRNH, from the coding sequence ATGGTAGCAGCGGATAACCTTCAGAAAATGCCAGAGAAAGCCACTTTTAACTTAGTAGCCTATCTAAAAGAGCGACAAAAAATTTGTGAAGCTGCTCTGGATAAGGCTATTCCCATTATTTATCCAGAAAAGATCTATGAATCAATGCGCTACTCGCTACTAGCTGGAGGTAAGCGCGTGCGACCCATTCTTTGCCTTGCTACCTGTGAAATGATGGGCGGCACAATTGAAATGGCAATGCCAACAGCTTGTGCTGTAGAGATGATCCACACCATGTCTTTGATTCATGACGATTTGCCGGCGATGGATAACGATGATTACCGTCGTGGCAAGTTGACAAATCACAAAATATATGGTGAAGATATCGCTATTTTAGCCGGGGACGGCTTATTGGCTTATGCTTTTGAATTTGTTGCCACTCAAACCCCCGAAAACGTGCCTAAGGATCGAGTTTTAAAGGTAATTGCTCGTCTCGGTAGGGCAATGGGGGCTGCTGGTTTGGTTGGTGGTCAAGTAGTTGATCTAGACTCGGAAGGAAAGTCAGATATTTCTCTAGAAACCCTAACTTTTATTCATAACCATAAAACAGCTGCCCTTTTAGAAGCCTGTGTTGTTTGTGGTGGTATTTTAGCTGGGGCATCTTTAGAAAATGTGCAAAAGCTCTCTCGGTATTCTCAAAACATTGGACTAGCATTTCAAATCATAGATGATATTCTGGATATCACTGCTACCCAGGAACAATTAGGCAAAACTGCTGGTAAAGACCTTGTAGCCAAGAAAGTAACTTATCCTAGCTTGTGGGGAATTGAGGAATCGCGCTCCAAAGCCCAACAGCTAATTGAGGCAGCTTGTAAAGAGTTAGAACCCTTTGGGGAACTGGCACAGCCACTTCAAGCACTTGCCCACTTTATCATCAGTCGCAATCATTAA